One segment of Coleofasciculaceae cyanobacterium DNA contains the following:
- a CDS encoding RNA-guided endonuclease TnpB family protein encodes MSITDTASHNGDWIKLPKIGLVKAVFDRRYVGKIKTVTVTKDSSDKYFASVVYELEACFISGNGDKIIGLDLGILDFCIAHDGSKTSKYANPRHFKKHEKNLARKQQKLARKQKDSKTRQKAKKLVAKVHARISNARQDFLHKLSRKLTQISKVVVVENLSVKGMVRNHKLAQRVRAARRLNDDWGSFASRAISDVGWGMFVNFLSYKLEREDKRLVEIDRFFPSSHICPDCLTPTPKMDLSIREWICLNTSCGKIHDRDEAASRNIRAEGIRIIKTDGTAVSASGGSVRQDRGRKTKVMQHPAKLETHVLSKI; translated from the coding sequence TTGTCGATCACGGATACCGCTTCGCATAATGGAGACTGGATCAAGTTACCTAAGATTGGATTAGTCAAGGCTGTATTTGATCGTCGCTATGTTGGCAAAATCAAGACAGTTACCGTCACCAAAGATAGTTCAGACAAATATTTTGCTTCGGTTGTTTATGAATTAGAAGCTTGTTTTATATCTGGTAACGGTGACAAGATAATCGGCTTAGATTTAGGAATCCTTGATTTTTGCATAGCTCATGATGGAAGTAAGACTAGTAAATATGCTAATCCTAGACACTTCAAGAAGCATGAGAAAAATCTGGCTCGTAAACAACAGAAATTAGCTAGAAAACAAAAGGATAGTAAAACCAGACAAAAAGCTAAAAAATTAGTAGCTAAGGTTCATGCGCGTATCAGTAATGCCCGTCAGGATTTCTTGCATAAGCTAAGTAGAAAACTGACCCAGATAAGCAAAGTCGTTGTGGTAGAAAACCTCAGCGTAAAAGGCATGGTGCGCAACCATAAATTAGCGCAGCGCGTACGCGCTGCGCGTCGTCTTAACGACGACTGGGGAAGCTTTGCTTCCCGCGCAATATCTGATGTTGGATGGGGGATGTTTGTAAATTTTCTGAGTTACAAACTAGAGCGTGAAGATAAACGTCTAGTTGAGATTGACAGATTTTTTCCTAGCTCCCATATCTGCCCTGATTGTCTAACTCCAACTCCTAAAATGGATTTGAGTATTAGAGAATGGATTTGCTTGAACACTTCATGTGGCAAAATCCATGATCGTGATGAAGCCGCAAGCCGAAATATCAGGGCAGAAGGTATCAGAATTATAAAGACGGATGGAACAGCTGTCTCTGCTAGTGGAGGGAGTGTAAGACAAGACCGAGGACGAAAGACTAAGGTAATGCAGCACCCAGCGAAGCTAGAAACTCATGTCTTATCAAAGATTTAG
- a CDS encoding cobalt-precorrin-8X methylmutase encodes MNSSNNKLNHPIVEQSFAIIDREVGQHNLNHQEYAIARRVIHATADFEYLNLLRFSPGAIDSAIALLRQKVPIVTDVTMVKQGIRNLVAKTFNNPIISAIEQAKIAESGKTRTETGLLKCWSQYPQAIYVIGNAPTALLALCQQLPNSSVIPGLVIGVPVGFVSVIESKQALAKLNVPQISIEGRKGGSPAAASILNALLILATELNTGQIREN; translated from the coding sequence TTGAATTCCTCAAACAACAAATTAAACCATCCTATCGTCGAGCAAAGCTTTGCGATTATCGATCGCGAAGTGGGACAACATAATCTTAACCATCAAGAATATGCGATCGCCAGGCGGGTAATTCACGCCACGGCAGATTTTGAATATCTCAACTTGTTAAGATTTAGTCCTGGGGCAATCGATTCGGCGATCGCTCTTTTGCGACAGAAAGTGCCGATTGTGACTGATGTAACGATGGTAAAACAAGGAATTCGTAATTTAGTCGCCAAAACTTTTAATAATCCAATCATTTCGGCAATTGAACAGGCTAAAATTGCCGAATCAGGAAAAACTCGTACCGAAACAGGTTTACTAAAATGTTGGTCGCAATATCCCCAAGCTATTTATGTAATAGGTAATGCACCCACCGCACTTTTAGCACTGTGTCAGCAGCTGCCTAACTCCTCAGTCATACCAGGATTAGTGATCGGTGTTCCCGTGGGCTTTGTTTCTGTAATTGAATCTAAACAGGCTTTAGCCAAATTAAACGTTCCGCAAATTTCTATTGAAGGTAGAAAAGGCGGTTCTCCCGCAGCAGCGTCAATTCTTAATGCGTTATTAATTTTGGCGACAGAACTTAATACAGGACAAATTAGAGAAAATTAA
- a CDS encoding EAL domain-containing protein — protein MSYSRGLLKSIVGIFNYCSRRSGGILIYSLLGLNLSVTKINAEDNILVIHSYHSELSSVKQQHEGIEQGFTEIDDRSNVYHEFLDSKRHPQLEHGQEFIDYINKKYQRIPISLLMVIDDPSLQLMLRKQEKFFPNIPVVFLGIDNLRQELFDTPWLTGVMENHSVVETVLEATRQTWTDTIIIIDNTTQMSQAELAQIEAVKKIANKSLKIKVIYDLVPQEIVARLGKYPNNVPVLILGQLLTDSSSKTLIDPRLDTQILQSQIPNPIYTNDAVRLGRGAVGGKIFDSDYHAWQAVELANKILSGAKPDEVGPILTGKNRWVFDYRQLLKYNIKLDLLPEHSQLLYLEPPAYLKYRMLIFLVGFILLSSLLAIILLIEKGRKHELANKILQENEQRYKDLAKAGANVFWELDEQLRYSYISGDVGDLCGLRPSQMKGSYPPLLHQNNSQLDVDWKLFERITKAREPFKNFTFSFQDKNDGIRIFKINGKPLFDSKNNFLGYRGVKQEITAEQNLYKKIAYQATYDDLTGLLNRREFNEKLKYSVQKAQKYHTESVLCYVDLDRFKIVNDTAGHQVGDRLLSELAKLLQSLIRKEDTLGRLGGDEFGLLLEGCLIAEAEQVCEQLIRAINNYRLTWKTVEFDVGVSIGMVSIQDNSTDAAELLSRADLACYQAKNLGRGRVYIFENNDRELDLQQTYMGHIANVSQAIQENRFYLVKQLIKPLVDDGKQRRHYELLLRLKDRAGNLITPEEFIPVAERYGVITRLDRWVLEATLNSYGKYFAAGQDLVSINLSGASLNDERFTNFAIDLILKSEVPGDCLCFEISETAAIAQISNAQKFIFALKNLGVKFALDDFGSGLSSFSYLKTLPIDFLKIDGNLVKAILNEECDRAIVNSINEIAHLMGIKTIAEFVENDQILEHISKISIDYVQGYVTGKPMAIAS, from the coding sequence ATGTCATATAGTCGCGGATTGCTGAAGAGTATCGTAGGCATATTTAATTATTGCTCTAGAAGATCTGGCGGTATCCTGATTTATAGCCTGCTTGGGCTTAATCTCAGCGTAACGAAAATTAACGCTGAAGACAATATTTTGGTAATTCATTCCTATCATTCAGAATTATCTTCGGTAAAGCAACAACATGAAGGTATCGAACAGGGATTTACGGAAATAGACGATCGCAGCAATGTGTATCATGAATTTCTCGATAGCAAACGTCATCCCCAGTTAGAACACGGACAAGAATTTATTGACTATATCAATAAAAAGTATCAGCGTATCCCAATCAGTTTACTGATGGTTATAGACGATCCCAGCTTGCAGTTGATGTTACGTAAGCAGGAAAAGTTTTTTCCTAACATTCCCGTCGTGTTTCTCGGGATTGACAATTTACGGCAAGAGTTATTTGATACACCTTGGCTAACAGGGGTAATGGAAAACCATTCTGTGGTAGAAACGGTTCTAGAAGCAACACGACAGACTTGGACAGATACCATCATTATCATCGATAACACGACCCAGATGAGTCAAGCTGAATTAGCGCAGATTGAAGCAGTTAAAAAGATTGCTAACAAATCGCTAAAAATAAAAGTAATTTACGATCTAGTTCCTCAAGAAATAGTCGCCCGATTGGGTAAATATCCTAATAATGTACCTGTTCTAATTTTGGGTCAACTGCTAACAGATAGTTCCTCAAAAACCTTAATCGATCCCAGGCTAGATACGCAAATCTTGCAGTCACAAATTCCTAATCCTATATATACGAATGATGCTGTTCGCTTAGGTAGAGGCGCAGTAGGTGGAAAAATTTTTGATTCCGACTATCATGCCTGGCAAGCAGTCGAGCTGGCAAACAAAATTTTAAGCGGGGCCAAACCTGATGAGGTTGGTCCGATCTTGACAGGCAAGAATCGCTGGGTATTTGACTATCGGCAGTTGCTAAAATACAACATTAAGCTTGATTTATTACCAGAGCATAGCCAATTGCTTTATCTAGAGCCACCAGCTTATCTTAAATACAGAATGCTTATTTTTCTGGTTGGCTTTATTTTGCTTTCCAGTTTGTTAGCAATTATACTGCTGATTGAAAAAGGCAGAAAGCATGAGCTGGCGAATAAAATTCTGCAAGAGAATGAACAGAGATACAAGGATTTAGCCAAAGCAGGAGCGAACGTTTTTTGGGAGCTAGATGAGCAACTGAGATACTCGTATATATCTGGCGATGTTGGAGATTTGTGTGGTTTAAGACCTTCACAAATGAAGGGCAGCTATCCTCCTCTGCTACATCAAAACAATTCTCAACTGGATGTTGATTGGAAACTATTTGAACGTATTACCAAAGCCAGAGAACCATTTAAAAACTTTACTTTTAGTTTTCAGGATAAAAATGATGGAATTAGAATCTTTAAAATTAATGGTAAACCTTTGTTTGACAGCAAAAACAATTTCTTGGGCTATCGCGGCGTAAAGCAAGAGATTACCGCCGAACAAAATCTTTATAAAAAGATTGCCTATCAAGCAACATATGATGACCTGACAGGTCTATTAAATCGTCGCGAATTTAACGAAAAGCTGAAATATTCTGTCCAAAAAGCGCAAAAGTATCACACAGAATCAGTTCTCTGCTATGTAGACCTCGATCGCTTCAAAATTGTTAATGATACAGCAGGACACCAAGTCGGCGATCGTCTTTTGTCAGAATTGGCAAAGCTGTTACAAAGTTTGATTCGTAAGGAAGATACTTTAGGTAGATTAGGAGGAGATGAGTTTGGCTTGTTACTGGAAGGATGTTTGATCGCCGAAGCTGAACAGGTGTGTGAACAATTAATTAGAGCGATCAATAACTATCGTCTCACCTGGAAAACCGTTGAATTTGATGTAGGAGTTAGCATTGGCATGGTGAGCATCCAGGATAATTCTACTGATGCTGCCGAATTATTAAGCCGTGCGGATTTAGCTTGCTATCAGGCCAAAAATTTAGGTCGAGGTCGGGTTTATATTTTCGAGAACAATGATCGAGAGCTTGATTTGCAGCAAACCTACATGGGACATATTGCTAACGTATCTCAAGCTATTCAAGAGAATCGCTTTTATTTAGTTAAACAGTTAATTAAACCGCTGGTCGATGATGGTAAGCAACGTCGGCATTATGAACTGCTGCTACGTCTTAAAGATCGTGCGGGCAACTTAATTACTCCAGAAGAATTTATTCCTGTAGCAGAACGTTATGGCGTAATTACCAGACTGGATCGCTGGGTTCTAGAAGCTACCCTAAACTCATACGGTAAGTATTTTGCGGCTGGACAAGATTTAGTTTCAATCAATCTGTCTGGGGCGAGTCTTAACGATGAAAGATTTACCAACTTTGCTATCGATCTAATCCTCAAGTCAGAAGTTCCTGGGGACTGTCTGTGCTTTGAAATTAGTGAGACGGCAGCAATTGCTCAGATTAGCAATGCTCAAAAATTTATTTTCGCTCTGAAAAATTTGGGCGTAAAGTTTGCTCTAGATGACTTTGGCAGTGGACTGTCTTCTTTTTCTTATCTAAAAACTTTACCGATCGATTTTCTCAAGATTGATGGCAACTTAGTTAAGGCAATACTTAATGAGGAATGCGATCGCGCAATTGTTAACTCAATTAACGAAATAGCCCATTTAATGGGAATTAAAACCATCGCTGAATTTGTGGAGAACGACCAAATTCTCGAACATATTAGTAAAATTAGCATCGACTACGTTCAGGGTTATGTTACGGGAAAACCGATGGCGATCGCATCTTGA
- a CDS encoding (Fe-S)-binding protein, which produces MTNFDAKNPPQPALIDACVHCGFCLSTCPSYRVIGKEMDSPRGRIYLMDAINQGEATIDTTTSQHFDSCLGCLACVTTCPSGVQYDRLIAATRPQIERNQTRNLSDRLIRALIFNLFPYPNRLRNFLPPLWLYQKSGLQKLLRNTGILKKLAPRLAAMEAILPKITDSSWRDDLPDVIPAQGEKRYRVGLVLGCVQRLFFSPVNQATARVLAANGCEVVIPSTQGCCAALPAHQGQEAQAQTLAKQMIDSFIDENLDAIIINAAGCGHTLKEYGHILGDCPEYREKAEQFVSKVKDVHEFLAEIELTVKLHPLTSGELTLVYQDACHLLHGQKISAQPRQLLRKIPGVKLREPLDASLCCGSAGIYNMLQPETADELGRQKADNLINTGASVIASPNPGCSLQIQKHLELKGSQVKLLHPLELLDHSIRGEQI; this is translated from the coding sequence ATGACTAACTTTGATGCCAAAAATCCTCCTCAACCAGCACTAATAGATGCTTGTGTTCACTGTGGTTTTTGTCTTTCTACTTGCCCCAGCTATCGAGTAATTGGCAAAGAAATGGATTCTCCTAGAGGCAGAATTTATTTGATGGATGCTATTAATCAAGGAGAGGCGACTATTGACACTACAACCTCTCAGCATTTTGATTCTTGTTTGGGTTGTTTGGCTTGTGTGACTACCTGTCCTTCGGGAGTGCAGTACGATCGGCTAATTGCCGCTACTCGCCCTCAGATCGAGAGAAATCAAACCCGCAATTTATCCGATAGATTGATTCGAGCTTTAATCTTTAATCTGTTTCCTTATCCCAATCGTTTACGCAATTTTTTGCCCCCTTTATGGCTATATCAAAAGTCAGGCTTACAAAAGCTGCTGCGTAATACAGGAATACTTAAGAAACTAGCCCCACGTCTGGCAGCGATGGAAGCAATATTACCGAAAATAACTGATAGTTCATGGCGCGATGATTTGCCCGATGTAATTCCTGCCCAAGGCGAAAAACGCTATCGAGTAGGATTGGTTTTGGGTTGTGTGCAGCGGTTATTCTTTTCTCCCGTCAATCAAGCTACGGCTAGAGTATTAGCTGCTAACGGTTGTGAGGTGGTAATTCCTAGCACTCAAGGCTGTTGTGCGGCTTTACCTGCCCACCAAGGACAAGAAGCCCAGGCACAAACCTTAGCTAAACAGATGATTGACAGCTTTATTGACGAAAATTTGGACGCGATCATTATCAATGCTGCTGGCTGTGGGCATACTCTTAAGGAATATGGTCATATTTTGGGCGATTGCCCTGAATACAGAGAAAAAGCGGAGCAGTTTGTCAGCAAAGTCAAAGATGTCCACGAATTTTTAGCCGAGATTGAGTTAACTGTCAAACTACATCCATTAACCTCAGGGGAATTGACTCTGGTTTATCAGGATGCCTGTCATTTATTACACGGACAGAAGATTAGCGCACAACCCCGTCAGCTACTAAGAAAAATTCCTGGAGTAAAACTACGTGAGCCTCTAGATGCCAGTTTATGCTGTGGTAGTGCGGGTATTTATAATATGTTGCAGCCAGAAACAGCCGATGAATTAGGTAGGCAGAAAGCTGATAATTTGATTAATACGGGAGCGAGTGTTATAGCCTCGCCTAATCCTGGGTGTTCTTTGCAAATTCAAAAGCATTTGGAATTAAAAGGTTCGCAAGTTAAATTGCTACATCCTTTGGAGTTATTGGATCATTCGATTCGGGGTGAGCAGATCTGA
- a CDS encoding DUF2079 domain-containing protein, whose protein sequence is MIKMLSRTKIGSEGKAVLLSAIAFFILTLGLTLHRHFTFYSSYDQGIFNQVFWNGIHGNWFQSTLSSQLSTNVIHAGEVPYVGYHRLGQHFTPALLLWLPIYYLFPYPATLTVLQVTFVTAAGLVLYRLARQYLDSAIATLITISFYGANAIVGPTLGNFHDISQIPLFVFSLLLAMEKRCWWLFTILAICVLAVREDSGITLFGIGVYLVLSRRYPRLGLAVCFGSLLYVLALTNVVMPLFSDDISKRFMLENFGQYTEGDQASTLEIIAKMVTSPRLLLREIFTPFADTFKYLLGQWLPLAFIPVVAPGAWIISIFPLLKLFLSQGDLVLSISIRYAMSVTPGLFYGSILWWAGQGLRKFDQAIALCQPRKLRPKFRRFWIFCICLSIFFTITSNPSDTLYFLIPTAIKPLVYVSAPEQWQHTEKIQALLAKIPDNASVSATTFIIPHLSGRREIIRLPGLQIKNDRQEIHQVDYIIADLWHNERYQAVLTDLRNNLKIVAESIALALKEGHYGMIEFDEGIVLLHKGVESNPEALNQWQIYFEQVQSLVD, encoded by the coding sequence ATGATAAAAATGTTATCTAGAACCAAGATTGGTTCTGAAGGAAAAGCCGTTCTGCTCTCGGCGATCGCTTTTTTTATCTTGACTCTAGGTTTAACTCTGCACCGTCATTTTACTTTTTACTCATCTTACGATCAAGGAATTTTCAATCAGGTTTTTTGGAACGGTATTCACGGTAATTGGTTTCAAAGTACTCTTTCTTCGCAACTCTCAACTAATGTAATTCACGCTGGAGAAGTTCCTTATGTTGGCTATCATCGTCTAGGACAACATTTTACTCCTGCGTTGTTGCTCTGGTTGCCAATTTATTATTTGTTTCCTTATCCTGCTACTTTAACTGTCTTACAGGTAACTTTTGTCACCGCGGCAGGACTTGTGCTTTATCGTTTAGCCAGACAATATTTAGATAGCGCGATCGCAACTCTAATTACTATTAGTTTTTATGGTGCTAATGCCATAGTCGGTCCTACTCTCGGGAATTTTCACGATATCTCGCAAATTCCTTTATTCGTCTTTAGTTTGTTGCTGGCGATGGAAAAACGCTGCTGGTGGCTATTTACTATCTTAGCTATCTGTGTTTTGGCAGTTCGAGAAGATAGTGGTATTACCTTATTTGGCATTGGCGTTTATTTGGTTTTAAGCCGTAGATATCCCCGCTTAGGTCTTGCAGTATGTTTTGGTAGTTTGTTGTATGTTCTAGCCCTAACTAATGTAGTTATGCCGCTGTTTTCTGACGACATTTCCAAACGGTTTATGTTAGAAAACTTTGGACAATATACCGAAGGAGATCAGGCTTCTACTCTAGAAATTATTGCCAAAATGGTTACTAGTCCCAGACTGCTGCTAAGAGAAATATTTACACCTTTTGCTGACACTTTTAAGTATTTACTAGGGCAGTGGCTACCTTTAGCATTTATTCCTGTAGTTGCCCCTGGTGCTTGGATCATCTCTATTTTTCCGCTCTTAAAATTATTTCTCAGCCAGGGAGATTTAGTCTTGAGCATTTCCATTCGCTACGCCATGAGCGTTACCCCTGGATTGTTCTATGGTTCAATTTTATGGTGGGCAGGACAGGGTTTGAGGAAATTCGACCAGGCGATCGCACTTTGTCAACCACGCAAGCTGCGTCCTAAGTTTCGGCGTTTCTGGATTTTTTGTATTTGTTTGTCAATTTTTTTCACGATCACCTCAAATCCGAGTGATACTCTATACTTTCTAATTCCCACTGCAATTAAACCCTTAGTTTATGTTTCTGCTCCCGAACAGTGGCAACATACTGAGAAAATTCAAGCTTTATTGGCTAAAATACCAGATAATGCCAGCGTTTCTGCTACTACCTTTATCATTCCCCATCTTTCTGGCCGCAGAGAAATAATTCGTCTACCAGGATTACAGATAAAAAATGATCGCCAAGAAATACATCAGGTAGATTATATTATTGCTGACCTTTGGCACAACGAACGCTATCAGGCTGTCTTAACTGATTTGCGCAACAATCTGAAGATCGTTGCTGAATCAATCGCTCTAGCTTTAAAAGAAGGTCATTATGGGATGATCGAGTTTGATGAGGGCATAGTTTTATTACACAAAGGCGTAGAATCAAATCCTGAAGCATTAAATCAATGGCAAATTTATTTTGAGCAGGTTCAATCTTTAGTTGATTAA
- a CDS encoding FAD-binding oxidoreductase — MTTAIATKLKSVIDSNTKLVELNNADVYWQTKINQARVKVNQPIYLLFPQTIEALAKIVNQASQQQWRILICGNGSKLNWGKLSQDIQLVISLQKCDRLIEHAVGDLTVTVEAGMKLSDLQAILRSHNQFLPIDPSYADATLGGIVATADTGSWRQRYGGVRDLLLGLSFVRADGAIAKAGGRVVKNVAGYDLMKLFTGAYGTLGIITQLTFRTYPLIATSQTLLLTGKANQTAQISQTIRNSGLTPVAIDLLSTGVIKQLGLNAETGLIVRWQTIAESIKQQIEQVQAIAKQLNITINNYQDQAEADLWQRCAAITNIPKSDTAVTCKIGITPTAAVNFLQLKQVIEGNVAIRIHASSGIGQLQLDADNADSQTILAMRSHCQQNHGFLSILDAPTALKQKVDIWGYSGNALKTMQAIKNQFDPQNILNPNRFLV; from the coding sequence ATGACAACTGCGATCGCTACTAAATTAAAATCGGTTATTGATTCCAATACCAAATTAGTCGAACTAAATAATGCTGATGTCTATTGGCAAACCAAAATCAATCAGGCAAGAGTAAAAGTTAATCAGCCAATCTATTTATTATTTCCTCAGACAATAGAGGCTTTAGCAAAAATAGTCAACCAGGCATCTCAACAGCAATGGCGAATCTTAATCTGTGGTAATGGCAGCAAATTAAACTGGGGCAAGTTAAGTCAAGATATTCAATTAGTAATTAGTCTGCAAAAATGCGATCGCCTGATTGAACACGCGGTAGGAGACTTGACGGTAACTGTCGAAGCAGGAATGAAGTTGAGCGATTTACAAGCTATATTGCGATCGCACAATCAGTTTTTACCAATCGATCCTAGTTATGCCGATGCTACTTTGGGGGGAATTGTTGCCACCGCCGATACAGGAAGTTGGCGACAGCGTTACGGTGGGGTGAGAGATTTATTATTGGGTTTGTCTTTTGTCCGCGCAGATGGAGCAATTGCCAAAGCAGGAGGCAGAGTAGTTAAAAACGTGGCGGGTTATGATTTGATGAAGTTATTTACGGGAGCTTATGGTACGTTAGGCATCATTACTCAACTAACCTTTCGTACCTATCCTTTGATTGCCACTTCCCAGACTCTTCTACTCACAGGAAAAGCCAATCAGACTGCTCAAATCAGCCAAACCATTCGCAATTCTGGTTTGACTCCTGTAGCAATAGATTTACTTTCGACTGGGGTAATTAAACAATTAGGCTTAAATGCAGAAACTGGCTTGATAGTAAGGTGGCAAACTATTGCTGAAAGTATCAAACAACAAATTGAACAGGTACAGGCGATCGCCAAGCAGCTAAATATAACCATTAATAATTATCAGGATCAAGCCGAAGCCGACTTGTGGCAAAGGTGCGCTGCCATAACTAATATTCCCAAGTCAGATACGGCAGTTACCTGCAAAATAGGCATTACTCCCACTGCCGCCGTAAATTTTCTACAATTAAAGCAGGTGATTGAGGGTAATGTTGCAATTAGAATTCATGCCAGTAGCGGTATTGGGCAACTACAGCTAGATGCAGATAATGCAGATAGTCAAACTATTTTAGCAATGCGATCGCATTGCCAACAAAACCACGGCTTTTTAAGTATTCTCGATGCACCAACAGCACTCAAACAAAAAGTCGATATCTGGGGTTATTCAGGCAACGCGCTCAAAACTATGCAAGCCATCAAAAACCAGTTCGATCCACAAAATATTTTAAATCCAAACCGCTTTTTAGTTTGA
- a CDS encoding transposase yields LLPDLKQEHEWLRSEVYSQSLQQTSLNLSRAFINFFEKRAGFPRYKSKHGKQSVGFPQSVKIVDHGYRFA; encoded by the coding sequence TTTGCTGCCCGATCTAAAACAAGAGCATGAATGGTTGAGAAGCGAAGTTTATTCTCAATCATTGCAGCAGACATCACTCAATTTGTCTCGTGCTTTTATTAACTTCTTTGAAAAACGAGCTGGGTTTCCTAGATACAAATCAAAACACGGTAAGCAGTCTGTTGGTTTTCCTCAGTCAGTAAAAATTGTCGATCACGGATACCGCTTCGCATAA
- a CDS encoding MFS transporter: protein MEVWKVLESTTKQKLINLFAAGLLFWISITLLLPTLPTYIQAMGGNTQQVGIVMSCFAIGLIASRTWLGKVADLRSRKIVILIGTLVAAIAPIFYLSVHSILGLGLIRAFHGISIAAFTIGYSALVIDLAPIQHRGTLIGYMNLAVPTGMSVGPALGGFLQYSGKQYIPEGTGYEVLFAISAICGGLAFALSNQIKETSLPATIAQAASGVIRRDFWQLTKDPGLIVPTIILLLIGLVFGTLVAFLPLFITELQLNFNVGLFYTAVAIASFSVRLFVGQASDRYGRGLFISGALICYIISMVLLTQASTPTMFLFSAIAEGTGAGILIPLTLALISDRSYSNERGKVFALCMGGFDVGIALGGLILGSLSFILGGYRGIFFLAAILALVALIVFVTQSGKNLHHSLSFALGKAKDAYALDG from the coding sequence GTGGAAGTTTGGAAAGTTCTCGAATCAACAACAAAACAAAAGCTAATCAACCTGTTTGCCGCAGGATTGCTCTTTTGGATAAGCATAACTTTATTATTACCCACTCTACCAACCTACATTCAGGCTATGGGAGGTAATACGCAACAGGTAGGCATAGTCATGAGTTGCTTCGCGATTGGATTAATCGCTTCTCGAACTTGGTTAGGCAAAGTAGCCGATCTCCGCAGTCGAAAAATAGTCATTCTCATTGGTACACTAGTAGCAGCGATCGCGCCCATATTTTATTTATCGGTTCATTCAATTTTAGGTTTAGGATTGATTAGAGCTTTTCATGGCATTAGTATTGCTGCTTTTACTATTGGCTATAGTGCCTTGGTCATAGATTTAGCACCGATTCAGCATCGGGGGACTTTGATTGGCTATATGAACCTAGCCGTACCAACAGGGATGTCTGTTGGCCCTGCTTTGGGCGGATTTTTGCAATATAGTGGTAAACAGTATATTCCTGAAGGTACGGGTTATGAGGTTTTGTTTGCAATTTCAGCGATTTGCGGTGGTCTGGCTTTTGCCCTGTCTAATCAGATTAAAGAAACATCTTTACCAGCAACCATAGCTCAAGCAGCATCGGGTGTAATTCGTCGCGATTTTTGGCAGCTAACTAAAGATCCAGGCTTAATTGTGCCAACTATTATCTTGCTGTTAATCGGTTTGGTTTTTGGCACGCTGGTGGCTTTCCTCCCTTTGTTCATCACCGAGTTGCAGCTCAATTTTAACGTTGGTTTATTTTATACCGCAGTGGCGATCGCTTCTTTTTCCGTCCGTCTATTTGTCGGACAGGCAAGCGATCGCTATGGCCGTGGTTTGTTTATCAGTGGTGCGCTGATTTGCTATATCATCTCGATGGTATTGTTAACTCAAGCTAGTACTCCTACTATGTTTCTCTTTTCGGCGATCGCCGAGGGTACTGGTGCTGGCATACTGATTCCACTAACTCTGGCGCTGATTTCTGACCGTTCATACTCCAACGAAAGAGGCAAAGTTTTTGCTTTGTGTATGGGAGGTTTTGATGTCGGTATTGCTCTAGGTGGTTTAATCCTTGGTTCTCTTTCTTTTATACTAGGAGGCTACCGAGGCATATTCTTTTTGGCAGCAATTTTGGCTTTAGTTGCATTGATTGTTTTTGTGACTCAATCAGGAAAAAATCTGCATCATTCTCTTTCTTTCGCTTTGGGCAAAGCGAAGGATGCTTATGCACTAGACGGCTAA